The following nucleotide sequence is from Thermodesulfobacteriota bacterium.
TTAACTGGTCATTTTGTCATCATGAAATTTGATTCTTGATTGAATCCCATTGCAGAGCAAATTCCAATCAACATCTGGCCTGATTAGGTGGCTTATTTTCCACTTATTTGTCGTTTCTTAGGTACATGAAAAATTTAATAAAAACATGTTGTCTAACGTGCAGGGTTAGGATATGAATTTATCCTCGATCATGGGCATAGTTGATTGTTCAGACTAAGTCTTTGTAAGTCTGTTTATATATTTCTATAAAACTAATGAATACTGCGAGAAGTACTGGACCCAGTATAATTCCAGAAAAACCGAAATACTGTATTCCCCCTATTATACTTAGTACGAGTAATAGTGTAGGTAGTCTTACTCTTCCTCCAATTATTAGAGGTCTGATCACGTTATCAACAGTACTAATAATCAATCCACCAAAAAGAAGCAGTATTATCCCTTTTACTATCGCTCCCGTGAACAGAAGGTAAATACTCACGGGCAGCCAGACGATTGTTGCACCTATGAGTGGTAAGATAGACAAGATGAATGAGGCTGCTCCAGAAAGAACCGGATATGAAATTCCCAAGATCCAGAAAATGAGTCCAACCAGTAAACCCTGGACTACTGCTATTGCCAGGCTTCCCCTGATCACACCGTCTATAGTATTGGAAAATATCCTCGAAATTTTGATTTTTTCGCTCTCGTTCATTGGTATTAGAGTTATTAGCTCTTTATAGAATCCTTTTCCATCCCGAAAGAAGAAGAAAAGTACAAAGACCATAATTACGAAATTAAATATGAAGCTGGCTAGATTTCGAGCAATATCTTGGAATTTCCCCAGTAGATAATTGCTCGTCTT
It contains:
- a CDS encoding AI-2E family transporter, giving the protein MTKQQIFTGFFVLIFIFLFYLFYQVLKPFLISLMWAGILALVLYPIYERLKRILKNKSGISSVIMTFLTVCIIVVPFILITASLSIEIFDIYKSAQSKGEFERLGEIVQKFTNKETLKDLIPSGILEKVGKNLDLGQLNLQEILITGLGKTSNYLLGKFQDIARNLASFIFNFVIMVFVLFFFFRDGKGFYKELITLIPMNESEKIKISRIFSNTIDGVIRGSLAIAVVQGLLVGLIFWILGISYPVLSGAASFILSILPLIGATIVWLPVSIYLLFTGAIVKGIILLLFGGLIISTVDNVIRPLIIGGRVRLPTLLLVLSIIGGIQYFGFSGIILGPVLLAVFISFIEIYKQTYKDLV